The genomic window tgatttttgaaaaaagGTTTCTCAATGACCCTGAGCTCAGTGACtcaggctggccagtgagatggAGCATCACGATCACAGTGCCTGCACTGCAGGTGATGAACGGACCGaactttctctccagcccagggcccCTTAGTTGTCTTGGATTTGTTTCTCCTGAGTCAGAATGTTTGCTCTTCCCAGGCTTGGCCTTGACACTGTCCAAGGGTGTTAAGCACAGAGATCACAGAGGACACATTGCTACAAGTTAACTATTAGTGCACAGACACCCGCTGACCACTTCAGTCTCACCGGCAGCTAGAGACTCACAGCCATTTCATGTGACGTCATTTTCTCATCCTCAGAGCACACTAGCACAGGAGGATGCGGGGCCGATTCTCTGAGTCCTTCCAGAGCTACTAATTATGTTGACAGCTTTGGAAGCATTAGCTGCGCGGGCCTTGAGTgatgtgtttaattttcttttcaacattCAGAAACTGCTATTGCAGCCCTTCTGAGTACAAAGTCTCCCTCATTGTGTCTCCAAAGCTAGAGCAGTGTCACCATGGAGACTGCACAGGTGCCTGGAAGCTGAGGAGGTAGGAGCTCTGGGGGTGCCCTGAGGAAGAAGGCTTAGAGAAACTTTTGAGTCTGGCAACTTTTCCCTTTTCCACGTCTCTGTTGCCGGGTCTCCCTCAGCTGACACAGCTTCAGCAGACACATCTAGAGGACAGCACAGTGACAAGGAAGACAGTGTCCTGGCTGTCACAGCAGCTCAGAGATGTGAGCTGGAGCCGTGCCTCTGAGTGCTCGACTTGGCTGTCTTCCTCTTACAGCAGGGCATTATCATCCACCCCTATTTCTACACCTCTGCTGtgttcttgtctttctctttcccctactCTCATGGAGTCCAGGTCATTGTGAAGGAGATTAAGGAGAGAGAGTCATGTCATAGCCCATACAGAAGACTTCCTGCTCACTACAGGCAGTTGAAGAAGTCACTCTTATTTTCTATACACATCGAGAACTCTGTCCTTGTCTCTTACAGCTGAGATTCAGCAGAGCCCACATTCCTATAAAGCACCCAGTGTCTTGTAGGGTGGGGAATGTCAAGGCAAAATGGTCCCCTTTTAGTGGACACTCCTATTTATTATACTCTTAGCCCTTAAGTCCGGCCTCTGCTTCAACAAGTTCCCACAATTTCAGGTCCTTTAAGACCTTTGTGTACTTGCTCACTTGTTATGTAACTTAAACATTTGAGTATGTGTTTCCTTAGCCAGTCATACGCAGAACCAATTGAATGCCAGGTATGCTGCATCTTGCTCTGGGAAGTCTCCCATAAGATATCATCCCCACTATTTAGGGATTGGATGATCTTATGGAGCAAGGTAACCAGTGCAGGGACACAGCCGTGAGAAAATACAGCTGATGACGAGAGACGTGTCAGACTGCCCTACAGCCCTCAAGCATGACTGGACAAATGACAGATGGCTTGGGCTGGATCTGCATGGATGTAAGGGAAGCACAGGCCTGGTCCTTTCCTAACTGTCTTCCACTTCCTGCTCAGAGAGGTAAATGCATCTTTCTGTTTGTAATCCTGCAAACAaaggtttttcttcttctcagtaAGGGTCACAGAGGACCACTTACTTACACGAGCAGCTCCAGACTTTTCCTCTGAACACAGAAGTCACAGAACACAAAGAGGCAGCTGGGGCTGAGGAACAGCACCATCACCCCTCAGTTACCCTGGTATTGCTCCTATTTATCTGTGGACACGCTTCCCAAATGCAGAGTGCTACTTTTCTTCTCAGcttaaaagcagaaaatacagTCTGAGGCTTGCATCAGAATGGGATAGCTAGAAAAGTAAATTAACCTTCTCCTTTTGTGGAATACTAAGCACTGATGAGTAAATATTTGTACATGGGTAAATTTACCATGGAGCTCTCAACATAACTATCACTGTTCACTTAAGTtcgggggggggagaaggaaaacagaagctgGGAGATGTGTGCTGTTAGGCGCTGGCATTTGGAGTTGTTACAGTGAGAGTCTCAGGGCCCTATTGCAGTCATTATTGCTTTATGAAGAAGTTTGATATGCCATCTCTAATAACTGAGTTGTGTCTTACTCTATACATATGTGTCTGAGCCTCTGTATAGATTAATACTATTTCATAGTGCATCTGTCTCTATGATACAGATAGAAAGTCACAAACATTATCATCCCAACTCTTTGTTGCAATCTTGGATGTGTGAGTCACATGGACCAGGTAAAACTGGTGATTTTTCTGTGCCTATTGTTAGCATAAACAGAGGCAATAGCAATGAATTCTCATAAGATCAAGACACCAGAATAATGAAAAGTTTGAGCCACAGGGGAGCCTTGACTGCCTGAAAACTGTAAAGGTAGTTGAGATTTTATTCTTAATCATCTCTTATTAATAATGCTAATAATGGTACCATAACTCATGGAATAAcatgcatataatttttaaatgtataatttgaTGGGTATTAATAACAACTTACATGAATGACAttgtttattttacaattatatGAGAAATCAAGGTTTAGAAATTTTAAGAAGCATGataatgttttattaccataatACAAAATAGATGTAGGTTAGAATTTTTTGTAACTTGAATTTATTTGTTGTAAAGGGTAATAGACAAGCTTAATTTATCAAGTTTAATAAGATCTGATTCCAAGATTGTAAAACACTTGAAGAGTTTTTCTAATGACAATAAATCAAAATGGTATAGATAAATAAAGGAGAATCATAAGATATGATTTCTCAGGGTTGGGAAAGCACTGTGAGTTCTTGTAAAGGAGAAGTCACTGGGCTCTGTATTTCTGTGCATGAGAGGAATCAGTTCAGATAAGGGAGGGAGGTGGCAGAAGCACAAGTCCCATGTAAAGTTAGGCGGTGTGATTATAAAATCACAACAGTGTTGTGAGCCTGTGTGGTTGCACAATTACAATAGTGTCATATGCCTGAGTGATTGCACAATTACAATAGTGTCATAAGCCTGTGTGATTGCACAGTTACAATAATATTGTAATGTTAATAGCAAAACATATGTGTAACTGGAAATATACAACTGCTAGGGAAACAACTCAACAAAATCTCAAAGCCTGACATGTCTGGCTATAATTTATCCCATGCATGACATTCACCAAAATGTTTTACATACAAAGAGGCACCTGGTAATAGTTTAATTTTAGGAAGATCCTGTGACTTCAACATTGAAAGTTGatacataacaaaaataaatatcgAATTGGAAAATTCAGTAAGAGAGACCCGGAATGTGAACGCAGGCAGtgagagtgggaactgagatgAAGGGTGATGTCAGATGGTGAAGGTAGAGTAAATGAGGACTGTAGACGGGACAAAGGCATCAGCTGTAGGATAAACAAAACGAGTTTCAAACTGCATACATATATAGGGACTTTGTCACAAAAATGCTGAAATAAAGTGCATAGAGGATATCTGGAAAGGTTGAGTAAGCCACCCAGCTTTGAACATTGAGTGTATGGGCTTAGGGAAGCACAAAAATGTGCTTGGAATGAACTGAAGTATATTAGCTAGCTAAAACCAGGCAGTGGATTAGTCAACAGAAGGGAGATGAAGAAGGGAGATCCTGAAACCTGGAGCCAACCTGAAAAGAGGTGAGAACACTGTGGCATACAGTCTACATCAGGAACAGCTCCTGAGTACTGCATCTGGAGGCTGCAGAGGTTGAGTgacaaagagacagaggacaGTGAGAAAAGACAATGCTTTCAGGTAGACAGTTTCAAATATAAGTCATTGAATGACAGAGTTAGCATCTCTCTCAAGGCAGCCATGTTCAGTGTTTGCTCTTATCTCACACTGCAGCTGGACTCAACCTAGTTCAGATGTGTGGAAGGCTCATCTGCAAAATGTTTGTATACAGAGAAGGTTTTCTTCCTTGAACCTAAGTTTATTCCCTCTTGTTGCAGCTTAAGTCACCTCATTCTCATGAACAATAGCCAAATCTGCACAGTATCTTAGCATATGAagaacagagaaatcatgtcttgaGTATCTtttactcttcttcctctgcacTGCTGATCATGGCCCTTAGCAATTCCAGCTGGAGGCAACCCCAGCCCTCTTTCTTCCTAGTAGGAATTCCAGGCTTGGAGGAAAGTCAGCACTGGATAGCGCTGCCCCTGGGTGTCCTTTACTTCCTCGCTCTAGTGGGCAATGTGActatcatcttcatcatctgGACTGACTCATCCTTGCATCAACCCATGTACCTCTTCCTGGCCATGCTTGCTGCTATTGACCTGGTCCTGGCCTCCTCCACTGCACCCAAGACCCTCACAGTGCTCTTGGATCTTGCTCATGAGATTGGGTACATTTTCTGCCTGACTCAGATGTTCTTCATCCATGCCTTCTCCTCCATGGAGTCAGGCATACTTGTGGCCATGGCTCTGGACCGCTATGTCGCCATCTGCCACCCTCTGCGCCATTCCACCATCCTGCATCCAGGGATTATAGGGCGCATTGGGATGGTGGTGCTAGTCCGAGGATTGGTCCTCCTCACCCCCTTTCCCATCCTATTGCAGAACCTTGTCTTCTGCAGAGCCACTGTTATAAGCCACGCCTATTGTGAGAATATGGCCGTGGTAAAACTTGCCTGTTCTGAAACCACAATGAATCGAGCCTATGGGCTGTCAGTGGCACTGCTGGTGGTCGGGCTAGATGTCCTGGCCATTGGCATTTCCTATGCCCTCATCCTCCAGGCAGTGCTGAAGGTCCCAGGGGGTGAAGCCAGACTCAAGGCCTTCAGCATATGTGGGTCTCATGTTTGTGTCATTCTCATCTTCTACATCCCTGgaatttccttcttcctctctcaccaCTTTGGGCACCATGTTTCCCATCATGTCCATGTTCTGCTACGCTCTACCTCCTAGTGCCCCCTGCCCTCAACCCTCTTGTTTATAAGGTGAAGACTCGACAGATCCGCCAGCGGGTGCTCAGGGTGTTCTACATAAAAGCATCCAGTTGAGCACGTCCTAATCACTGGCTACAGTGGCTCCTGTCAAGGACTCAGCCAAGAGCTCATGGCCGGCATGGAGTGTATGGACAGAAGCCATTTTGCAGTGAATACTCCTGCCCCTAGTTGTCTGTGCAAAGAGTACCCACAGACATGTGGCTCAACATATTGAGATGTATCTGGATAGCTGTGTTCATATATATTCCCCTTTCATCTTATTATTCTTTCCAATCCCCAAAATTCTTCACTCTTGAAGGAGGGATTGGGAAATAGGAAAAGAACATGGAATTTCTGGGCATGCCATATTCATCCAATAACTGATCATGCAACACTCTTTGGAATGAGAAAGGTGAGTCTCAGCCTGGCAAGATACTGTTCAGAGTATCTTCAAGACCTCTCAGttaatgcaataaaaaaagacaaataactcCTATGTGACAAACAGTCCCTTAAAGCAGCCAAAAAGTCACAATGTGAAATACCACCACTTCTGTAACATCAAtgccttttatttgtttaaagaacATGAAAGTGAAGTGGGTACTGTACGTATCTTATCTTTGGAATAACAagacattttaagtaaaatttatgtttttgtatAGTGACTTTCTTTCGGTTGtcttctgttttaaaatgttcactaTTTTGCTTAGTATAATGAGATAACAAGACAGAACTGAACACATCTGTTTTATAAGTATTAATTTAATAAAGCAAataccacatgttctctcttcttctgtaGTTTCTAACTACAAATCTTCAGACATGAAAATATATcctggagtaactgcagaaatcagaaaattaaatatgGAACATGAATTTGAGGAAACAAGGggaaatgacataattatttcttaatttgaaacaaacattatttttaatttaaaaattaataaaatatttaattaaaattataagttttttaaaaaaataaaactcttagcATCATAATAAATTGCAGATGTTACTGATTTTGAGAAGCACCTGGGATCTAAGGTTGGAATGTCAGGCTTGATATAATCCTGCTTGAATGATTcctcctcctgtctatttttgaCTCCTGGGTCACCACTCACCTCACCATCTCTTCCTCAAATATTCTTGGTTCTAAGACAGTACCAGCAGCTCCTATAGCAGTTATCTTCCTTATACTGtgaacctttaatacagtccctcttGTTACAGTGACccccaattataaaattatttctgttgctacttcatacctgtaattttgctagtgttatgaatttCAGAGTAAATATGTTTTTCAATGGCTTTGGGttacctctgtgaaagggtcattagacCCTCAAAGagatcatgacccacagattgagaccCACTGTCCTAGAGGCAGTAACACAGTTTCTGTTTATGACAGTTGACCGAGCCAATTAAAGCAGCCTCTAGAAGCACCTGGAGGGAATATTCACACCCTAAGTGCCATTCAATCACTTCCTTCCTCACTCTCACAGAGAGCAAGGCCATTTTAGGTATCTAAACAGGGAGGATATAGCTTATTCTTCATGCAGTTGGGTGAGAAATCCCAGAAGACAAAGTGTGGTATGGAAATGacactggggaaggaaagagaattaaagaaaatcaaaagaagataGGGCATTCTAAACAGAGAGCTAATACATTTGAAAACAAGTATTTCTAGTCTTAAGAATGCAACTATTTTAAGATGAATTATGCTCttagaaaaatctgttttaatgTAAGGCAGGCAGACATTCAAAGGGGTTGCATGACATTGAACTCATTTTAAACTGAATGCCattcaaaagttaaaatataagcTACAGAAGCTAGGGAGATGGTAGGTGAAGTGTTTGTGTAGTGGTTCAAATGAGAAGGCCGCCATGgacttatatatttgaatatcttTCtctagttggtagaactgtttggaaaggattggatttggccttgttggaggatggaTGTCACTATAGGTAGGcttaaaagtttcaaaatatttcaaaagcccaagtcatTCACAGTTAGCATTCTGTCTATGCATATCTATGTTGATAGATATATAGGTAGAAATAGATTAGATTTAGGTATAGAAATCTGTCTGACTGCCTCCTGTTTATGATCAGCTTCTGCTCTAGTGCCATTCATGACTGCATGCTGCCAtggttcccaccatgatggtgcTGGACTCACTCTCTAAAATTAAagccagaataaactctttcttctacaagttgccttgatcatggtgtctcttaacagctatagaaaagtgactaaggcAGTTAGCTAGCTACACATGCCAAGCCTAAAGATacaagttcagattcccagatcCCATAGAAAACCCATGggttgagaagcttctgtaaaacaaaggacatggtcatcaagataaaatggcagcctacagaatgggaaaagatcttcaccaaccccacaatgACTGGTctgcaaaatatacaaagaactcaagaaattggtcatcaaaagatgataaaaaaaatctaataaaaaatggagtacagacataaacagagaattctcaacagaagaatctaaaatgactgaaagacacttaaggcatcgctcaacatctttagccatcagagaaatgaaaatcaaaataactctgagattacaacttacacctgtaagaatggcccaGATCAAAGAACTGATGAGAACTTATGCNNNNNNNNNNNNNNNNNNNNNNNNNNNNNNNNNNNNNNNNNNNNNNNNNNNNNNNNNNNNNNNNNNNNNNNNNNNNNNNNNNNNNNNNNNNNNNNNNNNNNNNNNNNNNNNNNNNNNNNNNNNNNNNNNNNNNNNNNNNNNNNNNNNNNNNNNNNNNNNNNNNNNNNNNNNNNNNNNNNNNNNNNNNNNNNNNNNNNNNNNNNNNNNNNNNNNNNNNNNNNNNNNNNNNNNNNNNNNNNNNNNNNNNNNNNNNNNNNNNNNNNNNNNNNNNNNNNNNNNNNNNNNNNNNNNNNNNNNNNNNNNNNNNNNNNNNNNNNNNNNNNNNNNNNNNNNNNNNNNNNNNNNNNNNNNNNNNNNNNNNNNNNNNNNNNNNNNNNNNNNNNNNNNNNNNNNNNNNNNNNNNNNNNNNNNNNNNNNNNNNNNNNNNNNNNNNNNNNNNNNNNNNNNNNNNNNNNNNNNNNNNNNNNNNNNNNNNNNNNNNNNNNNNNNNNNNNNNNNNNNNNNNNNNNNNNNNNNNNNNNNNNNNNNNNNNNNNNNNNNNNNNNNNNNNNNNNNNNNNNNNNNNNNNNNNNNNNNNNNNNNNNNNNNNNNNNNNNNNNNNNNNNNNNNNNNNNNNNNNNNNNNNNNNNNNNNNNNNNNNNNNNNNNNNNNNNNNNNNNNNNNNNNNNNNNNNNNNNNNNNNNNNNNNNNNNNNNNNNNNNNNNNNNNNNNNNNNNNNNNNNNNNNNNNNNNNNNNNNNNNNNNNNNNNNNNNNNNNNNNNNNNNNNNNNNNNNNNNNNNNNNNNNNNNNNNNNNNNNNNNNNNNNNNNNNNNNNNNNNNNNNNNNNNNNNNNNNNNNNNNNNNNNNNNNNNNNNNNNNNNNNNNNNNNNNNNNNNNNNNNNNNNNNNNNNNNNNNNNNNNNNNNNNNNNNNNNNNNNNNNNNNNNNNNNNNNNNNNNNNNNNNNNNNNNNNNNNNNNNNNNNNNNNNNNNNNNNNNNNNNNNNNNNNNNNNNNNNNNNNNNNNNNNNNNNNNNNNNNNNNNNNNNNNNNNNNNNNNNNNNNNNNNNNNNNNNNNNNNNNNNNNNNNNNNNNNNNNNNNNNNNNNNNNNNNNNNNNNNNNNNNNNNNNNNNNNNNNNNNNNNNNNNNNNNNNNNNNNNNNNNNNNNNNNNNNNNNNNNNNNNNNNNNNNNNNNNNNNNNNNNNNNNNNNNNNNNNNNNNNNNNNNNNNNNNNNNNNNNNNNNNNNNNNNNNNNNNNNNNNNNNNNNNNNNNNNNNNNNNNNNNNNNNNNNNNNNNNNNNNNNNNNNNNNNNNNNNNNNNNNNNNNNNNNNNNNNNNNNNNNNNNNNNNNNNNNNNNNNNNNNNNNNNNNNNNNNNNNNNNNNNNNNNNNNNNNNNNNNNNNNNNNNNNNNNNNNNctatggtatcttcagaatctgagactctttcttctatctcttgtattcggttggttatgcttgtttctgtagtctctatgcgtttacctagattttccatgtccagccggccctctgtttgtgttttcttccttccctccatttcagttttcaagtgttgaactgtttccattatctgcttgattgtttttccttggtttcctaggatatcattcactgatttactcaattcttcaaactttctgttatacttttcatccatttttataagggcgttttttacatgctgtttaagggtgtcaatca from Microtus ochrogaster isolate Prairie Vole_2 unplaced genomic scaffold, MicOch1.0 UNK73, whole genome shotgun sequence includes these protein-coding regions:
- the LOC101997425 gene encoding putative olfactory receptor 52L2; the encoded protein is MALSNSSWRQPQPSFFLVGIPGLEESQHWIALPLGVLYFLALVGNVTIIFIIWTDSSLHQPMYLFLAMLAAIDLVLASSTAPKTLTVLLDLAHEIGYIFCLTQMFFIHAFSSMESGILVAMALDRYVAICHPLRHSTILHPGIIGRIGMVVLVRGLVLLTPFPILLQNLVFCRATVISHAYCENMAVVKLACSETTMNRAYGLSVALLVVGLDVLAIGISYALILQAVLKVPGGEARLKAFSICGSHVCVILIFYIPGISFFLSHHFGHHVSHHVHVLLRSTS